The Cupriavidus necator N-1 DNA window ATGCCCTCGACGCAGAGCACCACGGCCACGAACAGCAGGATGCCGAAGGCGTAGAAGATCGTGCTCATGTGTAGCTCCCCGGGATTGCTTGTTGTTGTATCGCGCCAGGCGGATCAGACTTCGAAGCGTTTGGCCGGGTCATAGGTCTCGTCCGGCAGCCCCACGCCGAACACGCGCAGCCGCTCGGCGAACTTGGGATACACCCCGGTGGCCCGGAAATTGCCGCGGACCGTGCCATCCTTGTCCACGCCCGTGCGCTGGAAGGTGAAGATCTCCTGCATGTTGATGATGTCGCCCTCCATGCCGGTGATCTCCTGGATGCTGATGATCTTGCGCCGGCCGTCGGTCATGCGCGCCGCCTGCACGATCACCGTGATGGCCGAGGAGATCTGCTGGCGCATGGCCTTGGCCGGCATGGTCAGGCCGGCCATGCTGACCATGTTCTCCAGGCGCGTCAGCGCGTCGCGCGGGGTGTTGGCGTGAATGGTGGTGAGCGAGCCCTCGTGGCCGGTGTTCATCGCGTTGAGCATGTCCAGCGCCTCGCCGCCGCGCACTTCGCCCAGGATGATGCGGTCGGGGCGCATGCGCAGCGCGTTGCGCACCAGGGCGCGCTGGGTGATCTCGCCCTTGCCTTCGATATTGGGCGGGCGCGTTTCCAGCCGCAGCACATGGGGCTGGCGCAGCTGCAGTTCGGCCGCATCCTCGATGGTAACCACGCGCTCGTCTTCCGGGATAAAGCCCGACAGGATGTTCAGCAGCGTGGTCTTGCCGCTGCCGGTGCCGCCCGACACCAGCACGTTGACCTTGGCCTGCGAGAGCGCCTGCAACAGCTGCGCCATCGGCGGCGTCAGGCTGCGCAGGTTCACCAGGTCGGACACCTGCAGCGGATTCACGGAAAAGCGGCGGATCGACAGCAGCGGCCCGTCGATGGCAGAGGGCGGGATGATGGCGTTGACGCGCGAGCCGTCGGGCAGGCGTGCGTCGACCATCGGGCTGGTCTCGTCGATGCGGCGCCCCACGCGCGACACGATCTTCTCGATCACCTTCATCAGGTGTGCGTCGTCGTAGAACACCACGTCGGTCAGTTCCAGCTTGCCGCGCCGCTCCACATAAGTCTGGCGTGCGGTGTTGACCAGGATGTCCGACACGGTGGGGTCCTGCAGCAGGGGCTCGAGCGGGCCGAAACCGAACATCTCGTCGTAGATTTCCACCGTCAGCTGGCGCCGCTCGTTGTCGTTGAGCAACACTTTCTGTTCGTCGATGATCAGGTTGACCAGCGCGGCGATCTCCTGCCGCACCTGCTCCTGCGGATAGCGCGCCAGCCGCTCCAGCTCCACGCGGTCCAGCACGGTCTCGTGCACGTCGCGCTTGAGCTGGTGGTAGCCACCCGACACGGAGGCTGCCGAGGTCGCAAACTGGATTGCGGCGTGGCCGTTGGCAGTGAAGGCGGGCCCGGCATTGGCCAGCTGTTCGCGAATGGACATGATCAACTCCTCGTTATCGGCTTCGGTTGGCCGCCGCCCTGGCTGGCCGTCGTCAGGGTATTCAGGTGCTCCGCGCGCGCAGCATCAGCCTGCGCAGCGGTGATACCGCTTCGGCGCGGTTGCGCCGCTCGGCTTCCGGTGTGGTGCACAGCTGCGTGGCCATGGCCTGCAGCGCGCGCGCCATGGCGCTGCGCCGGCTCAGCTTGGCGACTGGCTCGCCGTGGCTGACGGCCTCATCCACGGCGGCGGGGTCGTCGGGCAGGGTAAAGGCGACCTTCATGCCGAAGATCTCCTCCATCGTTGCGCGCGGCATCTCGTTCTTGCGGCCGGTGCGGTTCAGCACCAGGCGGACCTTGTCGGTGGGGTAGTGCAGCGCACGCAGGATATCGAGCAGACGACGGCCCGGCCGCCCGAAAGAGATGGTTGGTTCGGCCACCACGCAGATGCGGTCGCTGTGGTCCAGCATGCCGATCGACAAGGGGTCGATGCTCTGGCCCAGGTCGAAGATCACGAAGTCATAGGCCGGCTGCACCACCGACAGGATCCACTCCAGCTTGTCCTTCTGGATCTGGCTGGCCTTGATGGGATCGGCCGCACCCGCCAGCACGTCGAAGCCGTTGTCCACATGCACCAGGCAGGCTTCCAGGAAGGCGGCATCCATGCGGTCGATCTGGCTGCAGATATCGGGCAGCGTGGAGGGCGGGGTCTTGTCGCTGACGATATAGGTCAGGTCGCCGAAGTGCCGGTTCAGGTCCACCACCAGCACGCGCTTGTCAAGGTGCCGGGCCAGTGCGTCGCCCAGGTTGGCCGCCACGAAGCTGGTGCCCGCGCCGCCCTTGCACGAGATCACCGAAATTACCTGTGCGGTCTCTTGCGCACGCGGCACGTGGCCGGATTCCACGCGCTTGAGCGCCTCGGCCAGTTGCCCCTTGTCCAGCGGCCACGACAGCACATCGCGGATGCCGGCACGCATGGCCTTGATCAGCACCTCGGAACTGGGCGCCTGCGTGATCAGGATGCAGGGCAGTTCAGGGTGCTGCTGGCGTAGGCTCTCGATGGCCTGCATCTGCGGGGCATTGATGGTAGGCAGTTCCAGGATGAGCAGGTCGGCCATGCGCAGCCGGCTGGCATGGAACGGGAAACGCGCCAGGCCCTCCTGCAGCGTCATGGCCTGGAAGTTGCCGACCACGGTGCTGAGCCGGTTGATCTCGGCCAGCCGCTCGGCGTCTTCGGAAACGATCAGAATTCTGAGCATGGTGTGCTCCTGGTTCATGCGCGCTAGTTGCAGATCGGGCCGCTGGTGGAAGAGTCCAGGCTCTCCCGCGGCAGCGTGGTGGAGAACGAAGGCATCGACACCGTTATCGGAACGACCGGAATAAAGGTCTTGACCGAGACGTTGGCCACGCTGACGGTGACCGAGCGGCAGGAATTGCGCGCGCTGTCGGGGTCGGCGTCGCAGCCGCTTGGTTCGTAGGCGACCTGAATATTGGTGTCCTGCAGAAGGGGCATCAGTTTGGTCATCTTGGTCTTGATGGCGGTGTCCGTGGTGTCGCACACCACCGCGATGCGTGCACCCAGCCGGGTGGCCTCACCGGCGGTGTTCCAGTAAAACAGCACGCGGGAGAACTCGGCAATGCCGATCAGCAGCATGAAGAAGATGCTGGCAACCAGGGCGAATTCGACGGCGGTTGCGCCGACCTGGCGTGAACGCGGGCGCATGGCACGGATCGGA harbors:
- a CDS encoding CpaF family protein; translation: MSIREQLANAGPAFTANGHAAIQFATSAASVSGGYHQLKRDVHETVLDRVELERLARYPQEQVRQEIAALVNLIIDEQKVLLNDNERRQLTVEIYDEMFGFGPLEPLLQDPTVSDILVNTARQTYVERRGKLELTDVVFYDDAHLMKVIEKIVSRVGRRIDETSPMVDARLPDGSRVNAIIPPSAIDGPLLSIRRFSVNPLQVSDLVNLRSLTPPMAQLLQALSQAKVNVLVSGGTGSGKTTLLNILSGFIPEDERVVTIEDAAELQLRQPHVLRLETRPPNIEGKGEITQRALVRNALRMRPDRIILGEVRGGEALDMLNAMNTGHEGSLTTIHANTPRDALTRLENMVSMAGLTMPAKAMRQQISSAITVIVQAARMTDGRRKIISIQEITGMEGDIINMQEIFTFQRTGVDKDGTVRGNFRATGVYPKFAERLRVFGVGLPDETYDPAKRFEV
- a CDS encoding AAA family ATPase, with the translated sequence MLRILIVSEDAERLAEINRLSTVVGNFQAMTLQEGLARFPFHASRLRMADLLILELPTINAPQMQAIESLRQQHPELPCILITQAPSSEVLIKAMRAGIRDVLSWPLDKGQLAEALKRVESGHVPRAQETAQVISVISCKGGAGTSFVAANLGDALARHLDKRVLVVDLNRHFGDLTYIVSDKTPPSTLPDICSQIDRMDAAFLEACLVHVDNGFDVLAGAADPIKASQIQKDKLEWILSVVQPAYDFVIFDLGQSIDPLSIGMLDHSDRICVVAEPTISFGRPGRRLLDILRALHYPTDKVRLVLNRTGRKNEMPRATMEEIFGMKVAFTLPDDPAAVDEAVSHGEPVAKLSRRSAMARALQAMATQLCTTPEAERRNRAEAVSPLRRLMLRARST
- a CDS encoding TadE/TadG family type IV pilus assembly protein, which gives rise to MTPIRAMRPRSRQVGATAVEFALVASIFFMLLIGIAEFSRVLFYWNTAGEATRLGARIAVVCDTTDTAIKTKMTKLMPLLQDTNIQVAYEPSGCDADPDSARNSCRSVTVSVANVSVKTFIPVVPITVSMPSFSTTLPRESLDSSTSGPICN